A stretch of Allostreptomyces psammosilenae DNA encodes these proteins:
- a CDS encoding PTS-dependent dihydroxyacetone kinase phosphotransferase subunit DhaM — protein MAGTAGGGPAPRVGVVLVSHSAAVAEAVGRLAAGMVSGAERVPLAAAGGDPRGGLGTDAAAIAGAIGAVARRVLGEPAGGEPAGGEPAGGGVAVLADLGSSVLTVRLLLEEPEELPLPAGLPAGAIRLVDAPFLEGAVAAVVTAATGAELRAVVEAAEEARAYRKK, from the coding sequence GTGGCCGGGACGGCCGGCGGCGGGCCCGCGCCGCGGGTGGGCGTGGTCCTGGTCTCGCACAGCGCGGCGGTGGCCGAGGCGGTGGGCCGGCTGGCGGCGGGCATGGTGAGCGGGGCGGAGCGCGTTCCGCTGGCCGCCGCCGGCGGGGACCCCCGTGGCGGGTTGGGGACGGACGCGGCGGCCATCGCCGGGGCGATCGGCGCGGTGGCCCGGCGGGTCCTCGGGGAGCCGGCGGGCGGGGAGCCGGCGGGCGGGGAGCCGGCGGGCGGCGGCGTGGCGGTCCTGGCGGACCTCGGCAGTTCGGTGCTGACGGTGCGGCTGCTGCTGGAGGAGCCGGAGGAGCTGCCGCTGCCCGCGGGTCTGCCGGCGGGCGCCATCCGCCTGGTGGACGCGCCGTTCCTGGAGGGGGCGGTGGCCGCGGTGGTCACGGCGGCCACCGGGGCGGAGCTGCGGGCGGTGGTGGAGGCGGCGGAGGAGGCCCGCGCCTACCGGAAGAAGTGA
- the dhaK gene encoding dihydroxyacetone kinase subunit DhaK produces the protein MDASDDTGATAPGAGTPEPPAPRRTKKLVNAPDEVVADALRGLAAAHPRLRVDPRARLVVRTDAPVAGKVGLVSGGGTGHEPLHSGFVGPGMLDAACPGAVFTSPVPHQMVEATRAVDGGAGVLHVVKNYTGDVLNFRMAAELAEEEGLSVRQVVVDDDVAVSDSTFTAGRRGTGATLFVEKIAGALAERRAPLDAVADVARRVNDASRSFGVALTACTTPERGVPTFELGPDEIEVGVGIHGEPGRERRALAPARELVETAVEAVLAELPDPVDGPVMALLNGMGGTPLLELYVAYGDLVEALELRGVPVVRSLVGNYVTSLDMAGFSVTLCRADEEMLRLWDAPVETAALRWGR, from the coding sequence ATGGACGCGAGCGACGACACCGGGGCGACGGCGCCGGGCGCGGGGACGCCCGAACCGCCGGCGCCGCGGCGCACCAAGAAGCTGGTCAACGCCCCGGACGAGGTGGTGGCCGACGCGCTGCGCGGGCTGGCCGCGGCCCATCCCCGGCTGCGCGTCGACCCGCGGGCCCGCCTGGTGGTGCGTACCGACGCGCCGGTGGCGGGGAAGGTGGGGCTGGTCTCCGGCGGCGGCACCGGCCACGAGCCGCTGCACTCGGGGTTCGTGGGCCCGGGCATGCTGGACGCCGCGTGCCCCGGAGCGGTCTTCACGTCGCCGGTGCCGCACCAGATGGTGGAGGCCACCCGCGCGGTGGACGGCGGCGCCGGGGTGCTGCACGTGGTCAAGAACTACACCGGGGACGTCCTCAACTTCCGGATGGCGGCCGAGCTCGCCGAGGAGGAGGGCCTGTCGGTGCGCCAGGTGGTGGTGGACGACGACGTGGCGGTGTCCGACAGCACCTTCACCGCCGGCCGGCGCGGCACCGGGGCGACGCTCTTCGTGGAGAAGATCGCCGGGGCCCTGGCCGAGCGGCGCGCCCCGCTGGACGCGGTGGCGGACGTCGCCCGGCGGGTGAACGACGCCTCCCGGAGTTTCGGGGTGGCCCTGACCGCCTGCACCACCCCGGAGCGCGGCGTGCCGACGTTCGAGCTGGGCCCGGACGAGATCGAGGTGGGCGTGGGCATCCACGGCGAGCCCGGGCGGGAGCGCCGGGCGCTGGCGCCGGCCCGCGAGCTGGTGGAGACGGCGGTGGAGGCCGTCCTCGCCGAGCTGCCCGACCCGGTCGACGGGCCGGTGATGGCCCTGCTGAACGGGATGGGCGGCACGCCGCTGCTGGAGCTGTACGTGGCCTACGGGGACCTGGTGGAGGCGCTGGAACTGCGCGGGGTGCCGGTGGTCCGCTCGCTGGTGGGCAACTACGTGACCAGTCTGGACATGGCGGGCTTCTCGGTCACCCTGTGCCGGGCCGACGAGGAGATGCTGCGTCTGTGGGACGCCCCGGTGGAGACGGCCGCGCTGCGCTGGGGGCGGTAG
- a CDS encoding acetyltransferase, producing MFDANVTPPLYVAGAGGVGRETLDTVTALGGEVTAFLDDAAQPAQTVRGVPVLPPDQVSGPAGYVVGIADPVVRARLAELLDTAGLRPVVLVHPRAVVAPETTLGAGAIVLGGAYVSSDVVLGRHCQIHYNATVGHDARLADRATVYPGANVSGGVRLGEGATVGSNAVVLQGRAVGPGAFVGAGAVVTRDVPAGAVVVGNPARPLRPGADEG from the coding sequence ATGTTCGATGCCAACGTGACACCTCCGCTCTACGTCGCCGGCGCCGGCGGGGTCGGCCGGGAGACCCTCGACACCGTGACCGCCCTCGGCGGCGAGGTCACCGCCTTCCTCGACGACGCCGCCCAGCCCGCCCAGACCGTGCGCGGCGTCCCCGTGCTGCCGCCCGACCAGGTCTCCGGACCGGCCGGATACGTCGTCGGCATCGCCGACCCGGTCGTCCGCGCCCGGCTGGCCGAACTGCTCGACACCGCCGGCCTGCGCCCCGTCGTGCTGGTCCACCCCAGGGCCGTGGTCGCCCCGGAGACCACCCTCGGCGCGGGCGCCATCGTGCTCGGCGGGGCCTACGTCTCCAGCGACGTCGTCCTCGGCCGGCACTGCCAGATCCACTACAACGCCACCGTGGGGCACGACGCCCGACTGGCCGACCGCGCCACCGTTTACCCCGGGGCCAACGTCTCCGGCGGCGTGCGGCTCGGCGAGGGCGCCACCGTCGGCAGCAACGCCGTCGTCCTGCAGGGCCGCGCCGTCGGACCGGGCGCCTTCGTGGGCGCCGGGGCCGTGGTCACCCGGGACGTGCCGGCCGGCGCGGTGGTCGTCGGCAACCCCGCCCGCCCGCTCCGCCCCGGGGCGGACGAGGGCTGA
- a CDS encoding NAD-dependent epimerase/dehydratase family protein yields MANVRVVVTGGAGFIGSNLVAELSGRPEVTEVRVVDDLSTGSRANLAGLGATFFEGSVCDPALLDTALAGADAVVHLAALPSVPRSVADPLASHHANATGTLQVLLAARRAGHLPVVAASSSSVYGANPTLPKHEGLRTAPLSPYAVSKQATESYLTAFARCYGLPVLPFRFFNVFGPGQPAGHAYAAVVPTFVDAALAGRPLRLHGDGLQTRDFTYVGTVRAVLAEAVLRGVSSAEPVNLAFGTRTSLRALVAELEAVLGRSLRVEHTDPRPGDVRDSQADNARLRGLFPDVVPTPLREGLERTVEWFRSR; encoded by the coding sequence GTGGCGAACGTGCGCGTGGTGGTCACCGGCGGTGCCGGTTTCATCGGGTCCAACCTGGTCGCGGAGTTGTCCGGCCGCCCAGAGGTGACCGAGGTGCGGGTGGTCGACGACCTGTCGACCGGCAGCAGGGCCAACCTGGCCGGCCTGGGGGCCACCTTCTTCGAGGGCTCGGTGTGCGACCCGGCGCTGCTGGACACCGCCCTCGCGGGGGCGGACGCGGTGGTGCACCTGGCGGCCCTGCCGTCGGTGCCGCGCTCGGTGGCGGATCCGCTGGCGAGCCACCACGCCAACGCCACCGGCACCCTCCAGGTGCTGCTGGCGGCGCGTCGGGCCGGCCACCTGCCGGTGGTGGCCGCCTCGTCGTCCTCGGTGTACGGGGCCAATCCCACGCTGCCCAAGCACGAAGGGCTGCGGACGGCGCCGCTCAGCCCGTACGCGGTGAGCAAGCAGGCCACCGAGTCGTATCTGACGGCGTTCGCGCGCTGCTACGGCCTGCCGGTGCTGCCGTTCCGCTTCTTCAACGTCTTCGGGCCCGGGCAGCCGGCCGGGCACGCCTACGCGGCGGTGGTCCCGACGTTCGTCGACGCCGCGCTGGCCGGCCGGCCGCTGCGGCTGCACGGCGACGGCCTGCAGACCCGCGACTTCACCTACGTGGGGACGGTGCGGGCGGTGCTGGCGGAGGCCGTGCTGCGCGGGGTCAGCTCGGCGGAGCCGGTGAACCTGGCGTTCGGCACCCGGACGTCGCTGCGCGCGCTGGTCGCCGAGCTGGAGGCGGTGCTCGGCCGGTCCCTGCGGGTGGAGCACACGGACCCGCGGCCGGGGGACGTGCGGGACTCGCAGGCGGACAACGCGCGGCTGCGCGGCCTCTTCCCGGACGTCGTGCCGACGCCGCTGCGGGAGGGCCTGGAGCGCACCGTGGAGTGGTTCCGCTCGCGGTGA
- the dhaL gene encoding dihydroxyacetone kinase subunit DhaL — translation MLDAELFRRWLVAAAEAVSREAKALTDLDAAIGDADHGANLDRGYAAVRARLTDGSAPAPATPGEVLVTAGRQLVATVGGASGPLLGTALRRAGRALGDAERVDGARLGEALRAATTGVREMGGAAPGDKTMVDALQPAADAYDEEFARSSSLLAAVRAAATAARRGAEATGPLRARKGRASYLGERSAGHLDPGAVSVALLVEALAAVCERAAGRV, via the coding sequence GTGCTGGACGCGGAGCTGTTCCGGCGCTGGCTGGTGGCGGCGGCCGAGGCGGTGTCCCGGGAGGCGAAGGCGTTGACCGACCTCGACGCCGCGATAGGCGACGCGGACCACGGGGCCAACCTGGACCGTGGGTACGCCGCGGTGCGCGCCCGGCTCACCGACGGCTCCGCGCCGGCGCCGGCCACGCCCGGGGAGGTCCTGGTCACGGCCGGGCGTCAGCTGGTGGCCACGGTGGGCGGCGCCTCCGGGCCGCTGCTCGGCACCGCGCTGCGGCGGGCGGGCCGGGCGCTGGGGGACGCCGAGCGGGTGGACGGCGCGCGGCTCGGTGAGGCGCTGCGCGCCGCGACCACCGGGGTGCGGGAGATGGGCGGCGCGGCGCCGGGGGACAAGACGATGGTCGACGCGCTGCAGCCGGCCGCGGACGCCTACGACGAGGAGTTCGCCCGGAGCTCCTCGTTGCTGGCGGCGGTGCGGGCGGCGGCGACGGCGGCCCGGCGCGGCGCGGAGGCGACGGGGCCGCTGCGGGCCCGCAAGGGGCGCGCCAGCTACCTGGGCGAGCGCAGCGCCGGCCATCTGGATCCGGGGGCGGTGTCGGTGGCGCTGCTGGTGGAGGCGTTGGCGGCGGTGTGCGAGCGCGCGGCCGGGAGGGTGTGA